One part of the Streptomyces ferrugineus genome encodes these proteins:
- a CDS encoding HGxxPAAW family protein yields MAGSSHGHTPAAWTGVTIAFIGFCVAGAFMVLDQPAGFWAGLGLTVLGGVIGWIMSAMGMGQPKDAHKALLTTQQREAASVES; encoded by the coding sequence ATGGCGGGCAGCAGCCACGGTCACACCCCGGCCGCCTGGACCGGTGTCACGATCGCCTTCATCGGTTTCTGCGTGGCGGGCGCCTTCATGGTGCTGGACCAGCCCGCGGGCTTCTGGGCCGGCCTGGGCCTCACGGTCCTCGGTGGCGTCATCGGCTGGATCATGAGCGCGATGGGCATGGGCCAGCCCAAGGACGCCCACAAGGCGCTGCTCACCACGCAGCAGCGCGAGGCCGCGAGCGTCGAGAGCTGA
- a CDS encoding DUF2752 domain-containing protein, with amino-acid sequence MHDVNADTQRVTEPRAGAAMPARLAAPAGVLAAVVGAFAYVGAVDPNEPGHYPACPLLQYTGIYCPGCGGLRSAHAVVHGDFPAALQGNALAVAGYALFAVVWTVWVVRAVRGRRPPRIDLGPVHLWTAGTLLLVFTVVRNLPFGGWLHP; translated from the coding sequence ATGCATGACGTGAACGCCGACACCCAGAGGGTGACCGAGCCCCGTGCGGGCGCCGCCATGCCGGCGCGACTGGCCGCTCCGGCGGGCGTGCTCGCGGCCGTCGTCGGCGCCTTCGCCTACGTGGGCGCCGTCGACCCCAACGAACCCGGCCACTACCCCGCCTGCCCGCTCCTGCAGTACACCGGCATCTACTGCCCCGGCTGCGGCGGACTGCGCAGCGCGCACGCCGTCGTCCACGGGGACTTCCCGGCCGCGCTCCAGGGCAACGCGCTCGCCGTCGCCGGCTATGCGCTCTTCGCCGTGGTGTGGACCGTCTGGGTGGTCCGCGCGGTGCGCGGGCGCCGCCCGCCGAGGATCGACCTCGGGCCGGTGCACCTGTGGACCGCCGGTACGTTGCTGCTGGTCTTCACCGTTGTCCGGAACCTGCCGTTCGGTGGCTGGCTCCACCCTTGA
- the trpC gene encoding indole-3-glycerol phosphate synthase TrpC, whose amino-acid sequence MSVLDEIIDGVRADLAERQARVSLDELKERAAKAPAAKDGVAALKGDGVKVICEVKRSSPSKGALAAIADPAGLAADYEAGGAAVISVLTEQRRFGGSLADLEAVRARVDIPVLRKDFIVTSYQLWEARAYGADLALLIVAALEQPALESLIERAVSIGLTPLVEVHDEDEVERAVDAGAKVIGVNARNLKTLEVDRGTFERVAPEIPDALVKVAESGVRGPHDLIAYANAGADAVLVGESLVTGKDPKSAVSDLVAAGEHPALRHGRG is encoded by the coding sequence GTGAGTGTGCTCGACGAGATCATCGACGGAGTCCGTGCCGACCTCGCGGAGCGGCAGGCGCGCGTCAGCCTCGACGAGCTCAAGGAACGCGCGGCCAAGGCACCCGCGGCCAAGGACGGGGTCGCCGCGCTCAAGGGCGACGGCGTCAAGGTCATCTGCGAGGTCAAGCGCTCCAGCCCCTCCAAGGGCGCGCTGGCCGCGATCGCCGACCCGGCCGGGCTCGCCGCCGACTACGAGGCGGGCGGCGCGGCCGTCATCTCCGTCCTCACCGAACAGCGCCGCTTCGGCGGCTCGCTGGCCGACCTGGAGGCGGTCCGGGCCCGCGTGGACATCCCGGTCCTGCGCAAGGACTTCATCGTCACGTCGTACCAGCTCTGGGAGGCCCGAGCGTACGGCGCCGACCTGGCCCTGCTGATCGTGGCCGCGCTGGAGCAGCCGGCCCTGGAGTCCCTCATCGAGCGCGCCGTGTCCATCGGCCTCACGCCCCTGGTCGAGGTGCACGACGAGGACGAGGTCGAGCGCGCGGTCGACGCCGGCGCCAAGGTGATCGGCGTCAACGCCCGCAACCTCAAGACCCTCGAGGTCGACCGCGGCACCTTCGAGCGTGTCGCGCCCGAGATCCCGGACGCCCTGGTCAAGGTCGCCGAGTCCGGCGTCCGCGGTCCCCACGACCTCATCGCCTACGCCAACGCGGGCGCCGACGCGGTGCTGGTCGGCGAGTCCCTCGTCACCGGCAAGGACCCCAAGTCCGCGGTCTCCGACCTGGTGGCGGCGGGCGAGCACCCCGCATTGCGGCACGGTAGAGGCTGA
- the trpM gene encoding tryptophan biosynthesis modulator TrpM: protein MDRHARLARGCRPRGCRAPARRVHGRRVRYVIGDEPGQVNGRRWQRPFRGAGNCATSH, encoded by the coding sequence ATGGACCGGCACGCCCGCCTCGCGCGCGGCTGCCGCCCCCGTGGCTGCCGCGCGCCGGCACGCCGCGTGCACGGCCGCAGGGTCAGGTACGTCATCGGTGACGAACCCGGGCAGGTAAACGGCCGTCGATGGCAGCGCCCCTTCAGGGGCGCGGGGAACTGCGCGACCAGCCACTGA
- the trpB gene encoding tryptophan synthase subunit beta, with product MPSDFFIPDPQGQLPSPEGYFGAFGGKFIPEALVAAVDEVAVEYDKAKHDPEFARELDDLLVNYTGRPSALTEVPRFAAEAGGARVFLKREDLNHTGSHKINNVLGQALLTKRMGKTRVIAETGAGQHGVATATACALFGLECTIYMGEIDTKRQALNVARMRMLGAEVIAVKSGSRTLKDAINEAFRDWVANVDHTHYLFGTVAGPHPFPAMVRDFHRVIGVEARRQLLERAGRLPDAAVACVGGGSNAIGLFHAFIPDTDVRLIGCEPAGHGVETGEHAATLTAGEPGILHGSRSYVLQDDEGQITEPYSISAGLDYPGIGPEHSYLKDSGRGEYRAVTDDAAMQALRLLSRTEGIIPAIESAHALAGALEVGRELGRDGLIVVNLSGRGDKDMDTAARYFGLYDTDAEVAADANGGAAEIQGDAK from the coding sequence ATGCCCAGCGACTTCTTCATCCCCGACCCGCAGGGTCAACTCCCCAGCCCCGAAGGCTACTTCGGGGCGTTCGGCGGCAAGTTCATCCCGGAGGCCCTGGTCGCCGCCGTGGACGAGGTGGCCGTCGAGTACGACAAGGCCAAGCACGACCCCGAGTTCGCCCGCGAGCTCGACGACCTGCTGGTCAACTACACCGGTCGGCCGTCGGCGCTCACCGAGGTCCCCCGTTTCGCCGCGGAAGCGGGTGGCGCCCGGGTCTTCCTCAAGCGCGAGGACCTCAACCACACCGGCTCCCACAAGATCAACAACGTGCTCGGCCAGGCCCTGCTCACCAAGCGCATGGGCAAGACCCGAGTGATCGCCGAGACCGGCGCCGGCCAGCACGGCGTCGCCACGGCGACGGCCTGCGCCCTGTTCGGCCTCGAGTGCACCATCTACATGGGCGAGATCGACACCAAGCGCCAGGCCCTCAACGTGGCCCGCATGCGCATGCTCGGCGCCGAGGTCATCGCCGTGAAGTCGGGCAGCCGCACCCTCAAGGACGCCATCAACGAGGCGTTCCGCGACTGGGTGGCGAACGTCGACCACACCCACTACCTCTTCGGTACGGTCGCCGGCCCGCACCCCTTCCCCGCCATGGTCCGCGACTTCCACCGCGTGATCGGCGTCGAGGCCCGCCGCCAGCTCCTGGAGCGGGCCGGCCGCCTCCCCGACGCGGCCGTCGCCTGCGTCGGCGGCGGCTCCAACGCCATCGGCCTCTTCCACGCCTTCATCCCCGACACGGACGTACGCCTCATCGGCTGCGAGCCCGCCGGGCACGGCGTCGAGACCGGTGAGCACGCGGCCACGCTGACCGCCGGCGAGCCCGGCATCCTGCACGGCTCCCGGTCCTACGTCCTCCAGGACGACGAGGGCCAGATCACCGAGCCGTACTCGATCTCGGCGGGTCTGGACTACCCCGGCATCGGCCCCGAGCACTCCTACCTCAAGGACTCCGGCCGCGGCGAGTACCGCGCGGTCACCGACGACGCGGCCATGCAGGCGCTGCGCCTGCTGTCGCGCACCGAGGGCATCATCCCGGCGATCGAGAGCGCCCACGCGCTCGCCGGCGCGCTGGAGGTCGGCCGGGAGCTGGGCAGGGACGGGCTGATCGTCGTCAACCTGTCCGGCCGCGGTGACAAGGACATGGACACGGCCGCCCGGTACTTCGGCCTGTACGACACCGACGCCGAGGTCGCCGCCGACGCAAACGGCGGTGCCGCCGAGATCCAGGGGGACGCCAAGTGA